A portion of the Faecalibacterium sp. I3-3-89 genome contains these proteins:
- the cobI gene encoding precorrin-2 C(20)-methyltransferase, with protein sequence MEKRIGVLYGVSVGPGDPELMTLKAVRCLEKCPVIAAPQTAGGRMLALDIARGAVGLDGKTILPLRFAMSRDPEMLRASHEEAARAVKEYLDAGQDVAMLNLGDVSVYATFGYLQEILEAEGYKTVRIPGVPSFCAAAARLGQSLTGGMEAPLTIAPGRHAAEVLAAPGTKVLMKSGRQLPETLAALAEAGLLGRSAMVCNCGLPDEEVWPDLSACDASRPAGYFATILVKEG encoded by the coding sequence ATGGAAAAACGGATCGGCGTCTTGTACGGCGTCAGTGTAGGCCCGGGCGACCCGGAGCTGATGACCCTGAAGGCGGTCCGCTGCCTCGAAAAATGCCCGGTCATCGCCGCACCCCAGACCGCAGGAGGCCGGATGCTGGCGCTGGACATCGCCCGGGGCGCGGTCGGGCTGGACGGCAAGACCATCCTGCCCCTGCGCTTTGCCATGAGCCGCGACCCGGAGATGCTGCGCGCCTCCCATGAGGAGGCCGCCCGGGCGGTGAAAGAGTATCTGGATGCCGGGCAGGACGTCGCCATGCTCAACCTCGGCGATGTCTCGGTCTATGCCACCTTCGGCTATCTGCAGGAGATCTTAGAGGCAGAGGGCTATAAGACCGTGAGGATCCCCGGGGTGCCAAGCTTCTGCGCCGCCGCGGCCCGGCTGGGCCAGTCCCTGACGGGCGGGATGGAAGCGCCTCTGACCATCGCCCCGGGACGACACGCGGCCGAGGTACTGGCCGCACCGGGGACGAAGGTGCTGATGAAATCGGGCCGTCAGCTGCCGGAGACGCTGGCCGCACTGGCCGAAGCCGGGCTTCTGGGCCGCAGTGCGATGGTCTGCAACTGCGGCCTGCCGGACGAGGAGGTCTGGCCCGACCTGTCTGCCTGCGATGCCAGCCGTCCGGCGGGCTATTTTGCAACGATCTTAGTAAAGGAAGGGTAA
- the cobM gene encoding precorrin-4 C(11)-methyltransferase, whose amino-acid sequence MVHFVGAGPGAPDLITRRGAALLADADCIIYAGSLVNPALLGLAKPGCAIYNSAEMTLEQVLDTIRATEQAGGTTVRLHTGDPCLYGAIREQMDALDADGIPYDDTPGVSSFCGAAAALCAEYTLPNVSQTVIITRMEGRTPVPEAEQLAKLAAHGATMVIFLSIGLVDKVQQALLSSGGYRSDTPAAVVYKATWPEQKVVRCTVSTLAEETRKNGITKTALIVVGDFLGRDYDRSKLYDPAFTTEFRQGTEAGK is encoded by the coding sequence ATGGTTCATTTTGTGGGAGCGGGGCCGGGTGCCCCCGACCTCATCACCCGTCGGGGCGCGGCCCTGCTGGCCGATGCCGACTGCATCATCTATGCGGGCAGCCTCGTCAACCCGGCCCTGCTGGGTCTGGCAAAGCCCGGCTGCGCCATCTACAACAGCGCCGAGATGACGCTGGAACAGGTGCTGGACACCATCCGCGCTACGGAGCAGGCGGGCGGCACCACCGTCCGCCTCCACACCGGCGACCCCTGCCTTTATGGGGCCATCCGGGAGCAGATGGATGCGCTGGACGCCGACGGCATCCCCTACGATGACACCCCGGGTGTGTCCAGCTTCTGCGGCGCAGCGGCGGCGCTCTGTGCCGAGTACACCCTGCCCAATGTGAGCCAGACCGTCATCATCACCCGGATGGAGGGCCGCACCCCCGTCCCCGAGGCCGAGCAGCTGGCAAAGCTGGCCGCGCATGGGGCCACCATGGTCATCTTCCTCTCCATCGGGCTGGTGGACAAGGTCCAGCAGGCCCTCCTTTCCAGCGGCGGCTACCGCTCCGACACTCCCGCCGCAGTGGTGTATAAGGCCACATGGCCGGAGCAGAAGGTGGTGCGGTGCACCGTCTCCACGCTGGCCGAGGAGACCCGCAAAAACGGCATCACCAAGACGGCCCTCATCGTCGTGGGCGATTTTCTGGGGCGGGATTACGACCGCAGCAAGCTCTACGACCCTGCCTTTACCACCGAGTTCCGGCAGGGGACGGAGGCCGGAAAATGA
- the cobK gene encoding precorrin-6A reductase produces the protein MRVVLFSGTTEGRELSRRLAELGLEVTVSVATPLGQEEQGSAPGVTVRCGRLLPDEMAALLKGAALCIDATHPYAVEATKNIRAAAESAGVGYLRLLRPASPLPEGCLVFGSAGQAAEALAQKEGNLLLATGAKELTQFAAIPPQRLYPRVLPTLESIAACEAAGIPHRNIIAMQGPFSFALNQAMMEQFRIRWLVTKDGGAAGGFDEKAAAAAAAGAQLVVIRRPPEEGETAEEVLKRCKEMIR, from the coding sequence ATGAGAGTGGTCCTGTTCAGCGGTACCACCGAGGGGCGGGAGCTTTCCCGTCGGCTGGCAGAGCTTGGCCTTGAAGTCACCGTCAGCGTAGCCACCCCGCTGGGGCAGGAAGAGCAGGGGAGCGCCCCCGGCGTCACCGTCCGGTGCGGGCGGCTCCTGCCCGATGAGATGGCCGCTCTCCTGAAGGGCGCTGCCCTCTGCATCGACGCCACCCACCCCTACGCAGTGGAGGCGACGAAGAACATCCGGGCGGCGGCAGAGTCGGCGGGGGTCGGGTATCTCCGCCTCCTCCGCCCGGCCAGCCCCCTGCCGGAGGGCTGTCTTGTCTTCGGGAGCGCAGGGCAGGCGGCGGAGGCGCTGGCGCAAAAGGAAGGAAACCTTCTGCTGGCCACCGGAGCCAAAGAGCTGACTCAGTTTGCGGCCATCCCGCCCCAGCGGCTCTATCCCCGCGTCCTGCCCACGCTGGAAAGCATCGCAGCCTGTGAGGCGGCGGGCATCCCCCACCGCAACATCATCGCCATGCAGGGGCCGTTCAGCTTCGCGCTCAATCAGGCGATGATGGAGCAGTTCCGTATCCGCTGGCTGGTCACGAAAGACGGCGGCGCAGCGGGCGGATTCGACGAAAAAGCCGCTGCTGCCGCCGCCGCGGGGGCGCAGCTGGTGGTCATCCGCCGCCCGCCCGAGGAGGGCGAGACGGCGGAAGAGGTGCTGAAACGCTGCAAGGAGATGATAAGATGA
- a CDS encoding FecCD family ABC transporter permease, with protein MTTTRRLSLAYLALTAGLAVLFALNLFWGSVELTPGAVAAALLGRGGDALAVGIVLQLRLPRAVMVVLLGAALSAAGYLLQTFFANPIAGPFVMGVSSGAKLAVALTMVVFLQRGLLTGSATLIIAAFAGAMAAMAFVLVVARRVPRMSILVICGIMIGYICSAITDIVVTFAQDSNIVNLHNWSMGSFSGMTWANVGAAACVVLPALAAAFLLSKPMAAYQMGESYARSVGVPVRAFSTALVLLSSLLSACVTAFAGPISFVGIAVPHLVKSLLGSAKPLYVLPGCCLGGAAFCLLCDLIARSLFAPTELSISSVTAVFGAPVVIWLLVRRQTEGGRE; from the coding sequence ATGACTACCACACGCCGCCTCAGCCTCGCCTACCTCGCCCTCACGGCGGGGCTTGCGGTGCTGTTCGCGCTCAACCTGTTCTGGGGCAGCGTGGAGCTGACGCCCGGGGCAGTGGCTGCAGCCCTGCTGGGCCGGGGTGGGGATGCGCTGGCTGTGGGCATCGTGCTGCAGCTGCGCCTGCCCCGGGCCGTCATGGTGGTGCTGCTGGGCGCGGCCCTCTCTGCAGCGGGCTACCTTTTGCAGACCTTCTTTGCCAACCCCATTGCAGGCCCCTTCGTCATGGGCGTGTCCAGCGGCGCGAAGCTGGCCGTGGCCCTCACGATGGTGGTCTTCCTGCAAAGGGGGCTGCTTACCGGTTCGGCCACCCTCATCATCGCGGCCTTTGCGGGCGCGATGGCGGCGATGGCCTTCGTGCTGGTGGTGGCCCGGCGGGTGCCCCGGATGAGCATCCTTGTCATCTGCGGCATCATGATCGGCTACATCTGCTCGGCCATCACCGACATCGTCGTGACCTTCGCGCAGGACTCCAACATCGTCAACCTCCACAACTGGTCGATGGGCAGCTTTTCCGGCATGACGTGGGCCAACGTGGGCGCTGCGGCCTGCGTGGTGCTGCCCGCACTGGCAGCGGCATTCCTCCTCTCCAAGCCTATGGCGGCCTACCAGATGGGGGAAAGCTATGCCCGAAGCGTCGGCGTGCCGGTGCGGGCCTTCTCGACGGCCCTCGTGCTCCTTTCCAGCCTCCTCTCCGCCTGCGTGACGGCCTTTGCCGGGCCGATCTCGTTCGTGGGCATCGCGGTGCCTCATCTGGTCAAGAGCCTGCTGGGCAGCGCCAAACCCCTCTATGTCCTGCCGGGCTGCTGCCTTGGCGGGGCGGCGTTCTGCCTGCTCTGCGACCTTATCGCCCGCAGCCTATTCGCGCCCACCGAGCTGTCCATCAGCTCGGTGACAGCAGTTTTTGGTGCACCGGTGGTCATCTGGCTGCTGGTGCGCCGCCAGACAGAGGGAGGCCGGGAATGA
- the cobJ gene encoding precorrin-3B C(17)-methyltransferase — protein MSENRKTVFVVGLGPGGGQFLTVQAQSALQQAEVLCGYTVYIDLVRPLYPEKECYATGMTRELDRCRWALDTARAGRDVALVCSGDAGVYGMASPLLELAEAYPGVDVEVVPGLTAALSGGAVLGAPLAHDFCVLSLSDRLTPWEVIEKRLACAAQGDFALALYNPSSKGRPDYLRRAVDILLAHGKAPDTLCGWVRNIGREGQEKQLLPLSQLRDTEVDMFTTVFVGNAATRALSGRMVTPRGYRR, from the coding sequence ATGAGTGAGAACCGAAAGACCGTGTTCGTCGTGGGGCTTGGCCCCGGCGGCGGACAGTTTCTGACCGTGCAGGCGCAGAGCGCCTTGCAGCAGGCCGAGGTGTTGTGCGGCTATACGGTCTACATCGACCTTGTGCGCCCCCTCTACCCGGAAAAGGAGTGCTACGCCACCGGCATGACCCGGGAGCTTGACCGCTGCCGCTGGGCGCTGGATACCGCCCGGGCAGGCCGGGATGTGGCGCTGGTCTGCTCCGGCGATGCCGGGGTCTACGGCATGGCAAGCCCCCTTCTGGAACTGGCCGAGGCGTATCCGGGTGTTGATGTGGAGGTCGTGCCCGGCCTGACCGCCGCCCTCAGCGGCGGGGCGGTGCTGGGGGCACCGCTGGCCCACGATTTCTGCGTCCTCTCTCTGTCCGACCGCCTCACGCCGTGGGAGGTCATCGAAAAGCGTCTGGCCTGCGCGGCGCAGGGCGATTTCGCGCTGGCGCTGTACAATCCCTCCTCCAAGGGCCGCCCCGACTACCTGCGCCGGGCCGTGGACATCCTGCTGGCCCACGGCAAGGCCCCTGACACCCTCTGCGGCTGGGTGCGGAACATCGGCCGGGAGGGACAGGAAAAGCAGCTCCTGCCTCTCAGCCAGCTCCGGGACACCGAGGTGGATATGTTCACCACCGTCTTTGTGGGCAACGCGGCTACCCGCGCACTGAGCGGGCGGATGGTCACGCCGCGGGGGTATCGCCGATGA
- a CDS encoding ABC transporter substrate-binding protein produces MKRRNFLKALPAAALTLAGCGQAETAPANTASLVFDHSYPLDYAAQFSADCYEGGYVLVNIPDSGRFLVIPEDAAEVDDLPADVVPLRQPLDNIYLVSTSVMDLFVHLDALDCIALSGTKAEGWYVEEAKQAMQEGRIAYAGKYSAPDYERILASGCSLAIENTMILHDPAVKEQLEKFGVPVLIERSSYESGPLARMEWLKLYGILLGRTEQAEEIFRQKVEQVAPILGQESTGKTVAFFSITSNNLITVRRTSDYVAQMVGMAGGVYIFDDLEGDSPGQSTIKLPLETFYARAKDVDVLIYNSTIEGVVETRDQLIEKCPMLEEFKAVQSGDCWCTAQSLFQQSMELADLISDMNLVFTEGRPDPASLRFLQQIV; encoded by the coding sequence ATGAAGCGCCGCAATTTTCTGAAAGCCCTGCCCGCCGCCGCACTTACCCTCGCTGGCTGCGGACAGGCAGAGACCGCCCCGGCCAATACGGCCTCTCTCGTGTTCGACCACAGCTATCCGCTGGACTATGCGGCTCAGTTCTCCGCCGACTGCTATGAGGGGGGATATGTGCTGGTGAATATCCCGGACAGCGGCAGATTCCTCGTGATCCCCGAGGACGCGGCAGAGGTGGATGACCTGCCCGCCGATGTTGTCCCGCTCCGCCAGCCGCTGGACAACATCTACCTCGTCTCCACCTCGGTGATGGACCTCTTCGTCCATCTGGATGCGCTGGACTGCATCGCCCTCTCTGGCACCAAGGCCGAGGGCTGGTATGTGGAGGAGGCCAAGCAGGCCATGCAGGAGGGCCGCATCGCCTACGCCGGCAAGTACAGCGCCCCGGACTATGAGCGGATCCTTGCTTCCGGGTGCAGCCTCGCCATCGAGAACACCATGATCCTCCATGACCCTGCGGTCAAGGAACAGCTGGAAAAGTTCGGCGTGCCGGTGCTCATCGAGCGCTCGAGCTATGAGAGCGGCCCGCTGGCCCGGATGGAGTGGCTCAAGCTCTACGGCATCCTGCTGGGCAGGACCGAGCAGGCGGAGGAAATTTTCCGCCAGAAGGTGGAGCAGGTGGCCCCCATCCTCGGGCAGGAGAGCACCGGAAAAACGGTGGCTTTCTTCTCCATCACGTCGAACAACCTCATCACCGTCCGCCGCACCAGCGACTATGTGGCCCAGATGGTGGGGATGGCGGGCGGCGTCTACATTTTTGACGACCTCGAGGGGGACAGCCCGGGCCAGTCCACCATCAAGCTGCCCCTCGAGACCTTCTACGCCCGGGCCAAAGACGTCGATGTCCTCATCTACAACAGCACCATCGAGGGCGTCGTGGAGACCCGTGACCAGCTCATCGAAAAGTGCCCCATGCTGGAGGAGTTCAAGGCTGTCCAGTCCGGCGACTGCTGGTGTACGGCCCAGAGCCTGTTCCAGCAGAGCATGGAGCTGGCCGACCTCATCTCCGATATGAACCTCGTTTTTACCGAGGGCAGGCCCGACCCGGCCTCCCTCCGCTTTTTGCAGCAGATCGTATAA
- a CDS encoding cobalt-precorrin 5A hydrolase: MSCAYLAFTARGEALARRLAEALPGSVSRCGGEVTLKGWTAEHFAQNEALIFVGAVGIAVRAVAPYCKSKASDPAVVAVDEGGQFAVPLLSGHLGGANALARALAEVCGAVPVITTATDVNGLFAVDLWAKAQGCALLEPERIKRVSGTLLAGQTVRYWSAWPVAGEAPAGVERAGTPEAADFALTLTPEGGALHLVPPIGVLGVGCRRGTTAERLEEAFSAFCASSGLSPAAVSAAASIDLKKEEPGLAQFCEAHGWPITFYSADQLRAVPGQFTPSAFVAGVTGVDNVCERAAAKASGGALLLPKTAGGGVTLALAVRPFAPDWRTEQ; encoded by the coding sequence ATGAGCTGTGCGTATCTGGCCTTTACGGCAAGGGGCGAGGCACTGGCCCGTCGGCTGGCGGAGGCCCTGCCCGGCAGCGTGAGCCGCTGCGGCGGGGAAGTGACCCTGAAGGGCTGGACGGCGGAGCACTTTGCACAGAACGAGGCGCTTATTTTTGTAGGAGCTGTGGGCATCGCCGTCCGGGCCGTCGCGCCCTATTGCAAAAGCAAGGCCAGCGACCCAGCGGTGGTGGCTGTGGACGAGGGCGGGCAGTTCGCCGTGCCCCTGTTGTCGGGCCATCTGGGGGGCGCGAATGCGCTGGCCCGGGCGCTGGCGGAGGTCTGCGGCGCGGTGCCGGTCATCACGACGGCCACCGATGTCAACGGCCTTTTTGCCGTGGACCTCTGGGCCAAGGCGCAGGGCTGCGCCCTCCTTGAGCCGGAGCGCATCAAGCGCGTCAGCGGCACCCTGCTGGCCGGACAGACCGTCCGGTACTGGTCGGCGTGGCCGGTGGCGGGGGAGGCCCCCGCCGGGGTGGAGCGGGCCGGGACGCCCGAGGCCGCTGATTTCGCCCTCACCCTCACGCCGGAGGGCGGGGCGCTCCACCTCGTGCCCCCCATCGGGGTGCTGGGCGTGGGGTGCCGCCGGGGCACGACGGCAGAGCGGCTGGAAGAGGCGTTCTCGGCCTTCTGTGCCTCGTCGGGCCTCAGCCCGGCGGCAGTCTCGGCGGCTGCCAGCATCGACCTGAAAAAAGAGGAGCCGGGACTTGCGCAGTTCTGCGAAGCCCACGGCTGGCCCATCACATTCTATTCGGCAGACCAGCTGCGGGCCGTGCCGGGGCAGTTCACCCCCTCGGCCTTCGTGGCCGGTGTCACCGGCGTGGACAACGTCTGCGAGCGGGCAGCGGCAAAAGCCTCGGGCGGGGCGCTCCTGCTGCCCAAGACAGCGGGCGGCGGCGTGACGCTGGCGCTGGCCGTCCGCCCCTTTGCACCCGATTGGAGGACAGAGCAATGA
- the cbiD gene encoding cobalt-precorrin-5B (C(1))-methyltransferase CbiD → MSEEKAFCRTDDLAIGYGKTPLMEHIRLGAEKGSILTLIGPNGAGKSTLLKTLAAQLAPQGGAVLLDGKSLADYSGPERARKMALMVPHTRRTELTTCFEMASAGRYPYTGRLGVLSAEDRRQVHAALALVGAEALAGRDFNCISDGQRQRVLLARAICQQPELILLDEPTSFLDIKGKAELLAILKSLARDKKMAVILSLHELELAQKISDKVVCVSAAGVSDVMTPGQAFARENICKIYDLSDEQYAFLYGEAKKPAETGQPRFEHYVRSGQKLLRCGYTTGTCAALGAAGAARLLLTGRAPETVALRTPKGIVVEVEPIFCRRSGEGAACAIRKDGGDDVDVTTGLPVIAGVTLRPELAGEVCIHGGEGVGRVTKPGLDQPVGEAAINHVPRAMIKEALEKEAESAGYAGGFDVTISIEGGAETAKRTFNPHMGVEGGLSVLGTSGIVEPMSQQAILDTIQLEMGQVALRAGTPRRLILAPGNYGLDYLHENLPALKCIPVVKTSNFIGDALDMAAASKFEQVVLVGHIGKLVKLAGGVMNTHSRTADCRTELLCAHAALCGASRGVCASLMGAATTDACMEILDKAGMREPVLSSLLDAIQLHLDRRAAGAFRVGAVLFSNQYGPLGQTKTAKELLDEWKNGSASCTASV, encoded by the coding sequence ATGAGCGAAGAAAAAGCCTTCTGCCGCACCGATGACCTTGCCATCGGCTACGGCAAAACGCCCCTGATGGAGCACATCCGCCTCGGAGCCGAAAAGGGGAGCATCCTCACCCTCATCGGACCCAACGGTGCGGGCAAATCTACCCTCCTCAAGACGCTGGCGGCCCAGCTGGCCCCGCAGGGGGGCGCTGTCCTGCTGGACGGAAAGAGCCTTGCGGACTACTCCGGCCCTGAGCGCGCCCGGAAGATGGCCCTGATGGTGCCCCACACCCGCCGCACTGAGTTGACCACCTGCTTTGAAATGGCCTCCGCCGGGCGCTACCCCTACACGGGGCGGCTGGGCGTCCTCTCGGCGGAGGACAGGCGGCAGGTCCACGCTGCGCTGGCTCTCGTGGGGGCCGAAGCGCTGGCGGGGCGGGACTTCAACTGCATCAGTGACGGCCAGCGCCAGCGCGTGCTGCTGGCCCGGGCCATCTGCCAGCAGCCGGAGCTGATCCTGCTGGACGAGCCGACGTCCTTCCTTGACATCAAGGGCAAGGCCGAGCTTCTGGCCATCCTGAAGAGCCTCGCCCGGGACAAGAAGATGGCCGTCATCCTCAGCCTCCACGAATTAGAGCTGGCCCAGAAGATCTCGGATAAGGTCGTCTGCGTCTCGGCGGCGGGCGTCTCGGACGTTATGACGCCCGGACAGGCGTTTGCCCGGGAAAACATCTGTAAAATTTATGATTTGAGCGACGAGCAGTACGCTTTTCTGTACGGTGAAGCGAAAAAGCCCGCCGAGACGGGGCAGCCCCGCTTTGAGCACTATGTCCGCAGCGGTCAAAAGCTCCTGCGCTGCGGTTACACCACCGGCACCTGCGCGGCGCTGGGGGCGGCGGGCGCAGCCCGTCTCCTCCTCACCGGCCGCGCCCCGGAGACGGTGGCCCTCCGCACCCCGAAGGGCATCGTGGTGGAGGTAGAGCCGATCTTCTGCCGCCGGTCGGGCGAGGGAGCGGCGTGCGCCATCCGCAAAGACGGCGGCGACGATGTGGACGTGACCACCGGCCTGCCGGTCATTGCCGGTGTGACCCTCCGGCCGGAGCTGGCCGGAGAGGTGTGCATCCACGGCGGCGAGGGGGTGGGCCGGGTGACGAAGCCCGGCCTCGACCAGCCGGTGGGCGAAGCCGCCATCAACCACGTCCCCCGGGCCATGATAAAGGAGGCGCTGGAAAAGGAGGCGGAGTCTGCCGGATATGCGGGCGGCTTCGATGTCACCATCTCCATCGAGGGCGGGGCCGAGACAGCCAAGCGCACCTTCAATCCCCACATGGGCGTGGAAGGCGGCCTCAGCGTCCTCGGCACCAGCGGCATTGTCGAGCCGATGAGCCAGCAGGCCATCCTCGACACCATCCAGCTGGAGATGGGGCAGGTCGCGCTTCGGGCAGGGACGCCCCGGCGGCTCATCCTCGCCCCGGGCAACTACGGGCTGGACTATCTCCACGAGAATCTGCCGGCTCTGAAGTGCATCCCGGTGGTCAAGACCTCGAACTTCATCGGCGATGCGCTGGATATGGCGGCTGCGTCAAAATTCGAGCAGGTGGTGCTGGTGGGCCACATCGGCAAGCTGGTCAAGCTGGCGGGGGGCGTCATGAACACCCATTCCCGCACGGCGGACTGCCGCACCGAGCTGCTCTGCGCCCACGCCGCTCTCTGCGGCGCGTCCCGGGGCGTCTGCGCATCCCTGATGGGCGCCGCCACCACCGACGCCTGCATGGAGATCCTAGACAAGGCGGGGATGAGAGAGCCAGTGCTGTCGAGCTTGCTGGACGCCATCCAGCTCCACCTCGACCGTCGCGCCGCCGGGGCGTTCCGGGTGGGCGCGGTGCTCTTCTCCAACCAATACGGCCCGCTGGGCCAGACCAAGACTGCAAAGGAGCTGCTGGACGAATGGAAAAACGGATCGGCGTCTTGTACGGCGTCAGTGTAG